One Aminivibrio pyruvatiphilus DNA segment encodes these proteins:
- the ftsA gene encoding cell division protein FtsA, with protein sequence MYKEPEILVGLDLGTSKIAVVVAERDSRFQEAQIIGVGFAPSQGIRKGLIINLEQAVRSVRQAVKDAENMVGFEISEATVSFSGIDVASVTSRGMISLGRTPRQVSISDVERVIEAAQSELSIPSNRVTLHTIPVKYSIDGNSGIDDPLGMTGIRLEMELQSVIIPTTVVQNIINCVETAGVEVNGLVIKSLASALGALTDEETRAGVISLCIGGGTTGVALYTDGRPVKLSIIPIGGDHITNDLAYVMKIPISKAEEIKKMVSLSPDDDEEQELDVDVRGRTKTFNVHEASEVVNCRLEELFGEHVRHQLSEYTLHMFPAGIVLSGGVAKTPGIELFASELLNLPVRIAEPLDMYQMPPGRNDCEYTTAAGIVRYMTSKERNPYRFIETPVSQLRSGSAIISPGLSGTKPPRKQGSSQGEGFRGLMEYLKKSVKELF encoded by the coding sequence GTGTACAAAGAGCCGGAAATTCTCGTCGGGCTGGATCTCGGCACGAGCAAAATCGCCGTTGTTGTGGCGGAAAGAGATTCCCGTTTCCAGGAAGCTCAGATAATCGGTGTCGGGTTCGCTCCGTCCCAGGGAATACGAAAAGGCCTGATCATTAACCTGGAGCAGGCGGTCCGCTCTGTACGCCAAGCGGTAAAGGACGCGGAAAACATGGTGGGCTTCGAAATTTCGGAAGCCACAGTCTCGTTCAGCGGCATTGACGTGGCCTCCGTGACATCCCGGGGTATGATCTCCCTGGGCAGAACTCCCCGCCAGGTATCCATATCGGACGTGGAAAGAGTCATCGAAGCCGCCCAGAGCGAACTTTCCATTCCTTCAAACAGGGTTACCCTTCATACCATTCCGGTAAAATATTCCATTGACGGCAACTCCGGAATTGACGACCCTCTCGGCATGACGGGCATACGTCTTGAAATGGAACTGCAGTCGGTAATAATCCCCACCACGGTGGTCCAGAATATCATCAATTGCGTCGAGACCGCCGGAGTGGAGGTCAACGGGCTGGTCATCAAATCTCTTGCCAGTGCCCTCGGCGCACTGACCGACGAAGAAACGAGGGCTGGGGTCATTTCCCTCTGCATCGGCGGCGGGACCACGGGTGTGGCACTCTACACCGACGGCCGTCCCGTAAAATTGTCCATCATTCCCATCGGCGGGGATCACATAACCAACGACCTGGCCTACGTGATGAAGATTCCCATCAGCAAGGCGGAGGAGATCAAGAAAATGGTGTCTCTCTCCCCCGATGACGACGAAGAACAGGAACTGGACGTCGATGTGAGGGGAAGAACGAAAACCTTCAACGTTCATGAAGCTTCCGAAGTGGTAAACTGCAGGCTGGAGGAACTTTTCGGAGAACATGTCCGCCACCAGCTTTCTGAGTACACGCTGCATATGTTCCCCGCAGGCATCGTTCTTTCGGGGGGCGTTGCCAAGACGCCGGGTATCGAACTTTTCGCCTCCGAGCTTCTGAACCTTCCCGTCCGGATTGCCGAGCCCCTTGACATGTACCAGATGCCTCCGGGAAGAAATGACTGCGAATACACTACCGCCGCGGGAATCGTGCGGTATATGACCAGCAAGGAAAGAAATCCGTACCGTTTCATCGAGACCCCCGTGTCCCAGCTCCGCTCAGGTTCGGCCATAATCTCTCCTGGGCTTTCAGGCACAAAACCTCCCAGGAAACAGGGCAGTTCCCAGGGAGAAGGATTTCGTGGTCTCATGGAATACCTGAAAAAATCCGTCAAGGAGCTTTTCTAG
- the ftsZ gene encoding cell division protein FtsZ, which yields MEHVFQVNDTPRPHREEIKVIGVGGGGGNALNHIIRSGVSGVHFITANTDVGALQLSQATTKITLGEKLTKGLGAGSDPEVGMNSAKESIDKIREVVTGADMVFLTAGMGGGTGTGASPIIAEVAKEAGALVVAVVTFPFSFEMNRRRKQAMTGIATLKEKVDALLVVENDRLLELTDEKTKHADAYRLADEVLRQAVQGVTDLILKPSLINVDFADVRTVMQNAGSAIMGIGSGEGENRAEAAAKTAIKSPLMSIPMKGAKGILFNITGGSDLGIHEIRKAAQIITETADEDAIVIWGHTVSEEMSDKIQITVIATGFSSEKEKKTVTNFPKAAPKTKTAGVVLEETEVLPAQDEDLFTMSGVPKNPYDIPSILRKSQKNGK from the coding sequence ATGGAGCACGTATTTCAGGTTAATGACACTCCGAGGCCCCACCGGGAGGAAATCAAGGTCATCGGCGTCGGCGGCGGAGGCGGAAACGCCCTGAATCATATCATCAGGAGCGGAGTGTCAGGAGTCCACTTTATCACCGCCAATACGGACGTGGGAGCTCTTCAGCTCTCCCAGGCCACGACGAAGATAACTCTCGGAGAAAAGCTGACCAAGGGACTGGGAGCCGGCTCCGACCCCGAAGTGGGCATGAACAGCGCAAAGGAATCTATTGACAAGATACGGGAAGTGGTCACGGGAGCCGACATGGTCTTTCTCACCGCAGGCATGGGTGGTGGAACGGGAACGGGAGCATCGCCCATCATCGCAGAAGTTGCCAAGGAAGCGGGGGCCCTTGTTGTGGCTGTTGTCACCTTTCCGTTCTCCTTTGAGATGAACCGGCGCAGAAAACAAGCCATGACCGGTATCGCTACCCTCAAGGAAAAAGTGGACGCCCTTCTCGTGGTCGAGAACGATCGCCTTCTTGAACTGACCGACGAAAAAACAAAACATGCAGACGCCTACCGTCTCGCGGACGAAGTCCTCCGCCAGGCAGTTCAGGGAGTGACAGACCTCATTCTGAAACCCAGCCTGATAAACGTGGACTTTGCCGACGTGAGAACGGTGATGCAGAACGCCGGGTCCGCTATCATGGGAATCGGCTCGGGAGAAGGGGAGAACCGGGCGGAGGCTGCGGCAAAGACGGCAATCAAGTCGCCCCTCATGTCCATTCCCATGAAGGGCGCCAAGGGGATTCTCTTTAATATTACGGGAGGGTCGGATCTCGGTATTCACGAAATCCGAAAAGCCGCACAGATCATCACTGAAACTGCGGATGAAGACGCCATCGTCATTTGGGGTCACACGGTCTCCGAGGAAATGTCCGACAAAATACAGATAACAGTTATCGCCACAGGTTTTTCCTCGGAAAAGGAAAAAAAGACTGTCACCAATTTTCCCAAGGCAGCCCCGAAGACGAAAACGGCCGGAGTTGTTCTCGAGGAAACTGAAGTGCTCCCGGCCCAGGATGAAGACCTGTTTACCATGAGCGGAGTGCCGAAGAACCCTTACGACATTCCTTCCATTCTCCGCAAAAGCCAGAAGAACGGGAAATAA
- the moaC gene encoding cyclic pyranopterin monophosphate synthase MoaC gives MANTESFRQDKTSFSHLDGEGRPRMVDVSGKPETLRTALAEGWVILDRAVCEQLAADGYSKKGDVLKIAETAGIMAVKKTPELIPLCHGIRIERAEVKCVFLEETGRIRITCTVAARDVTGVEMEALTGVSVAALTVYDMCKGISKNMIIEGIRLVKKTGGKSGTYIAEGMNGNADS, from the coding sequence ATGGCAAATACCGAATCTTTCAGACAGGATAAAACATCGTTTTCTCACCTTGACGGAGAAGGAAGGCCCCGGATGGTCGATGTGAGCGGAAAGCCGGAAACTCTTCGTACCGCTTTGGCTGAAGGTTGGGTAATTCTTGACCGGGCAGTGTGTGAACAGCTGGCGGCCGACGGCTATTCAAAAAAGGGAGACGTACTGAAAATTGCAGAGACCGCAGGCATCATGGCGGTCAAAAAAACACCGGAACTCATCCCTCTGTGCCATGGCATCCGGATAGAGAGAGCGGAAGTGAAGTGTGTCTTCCTGGAAGAAACGGGCAGGATCAGGATTACCTGTACCGTGGCCGCGAGAGACGTCACTGGCGTCGAGATGGAAGCCCTCACAGGCGTGTCCGTTGCCGCCCTCACGGTGTATGATATGTGCAAGGGCATCTCCAAGAACATGATAATTGAAGGAATCCGTCTCGTGAAAAAAACGGGCGGCAAGAGCGGCACCTATATCGCGGAGGGGATGAACGGCAATGCGGATTCTTGA
- a CDS encoding SPOR domain-containing protein, producing MGSFTARDGAETVRQQAARAGFSSFITSALVNGKTYFRVTVPAGNDRQQADNLAGKLTKAGFPVFVVGMR from the coding sequence ATCGGCTCATTCACAGCCAGGGATGGTGCGGAAACAGTCAGGCAGCAGGCCGCCAGGGCGGGCTTTTCTTCTTTCATCACGTCGGCTCTGGTCAATGGAAAAACTTACTTCAGGGTTACTGTACCTGCTGGAAACGACAGGCAGCAGGCCGACAACCTGGCCGGGAAACTGACAAAAGCCGGATTTCCGGTCTTCGTCGTCGGCATGCGCTGA
- the moaA gene encoding GTP 3',8-cyclase MoaA: protein MDGIIQDSFGRVLDYVRISVTDRCNFRCVYCMPADGIEWIPHDKILTYEDLLFLCRTLTDLGVRKIRFTGGEPFVRKGFVPFLESVKEAHPRLRIAVTTNGSLLEKWAERIARLGLDSLNVSLDSLDPGKFAETTRTGELERVLRGIDAVRETGGVPVKLNSVVMRNFNFDEIPALVGFAAEKGVTLRFIEFMPLDKDVWSQSRFVPAEEILSLLPDPSLWRSCPSKDNRSEICGPSRYFRNSATGQMVGIISAVSDHFCHLCNRLRVTSTGVMRPCLFGNFGVPLLEALRSKDAGALQKGILQAVSRKPRRGETGIPSPEEGTDSLEERHMSQIGG from the coding sequence ATGGACGGAATAATTCAGGATTCTTTCGGACGGGTGCTGGATTACGTCCGCATTTCAGTGACGGACAGGTGCAATTTCCGTTGTGTTTACTGCATGCCTGCCGATGGCATTGAATGGATTCCCCACGATAAAATCCTCACCTACGAGGATTTGCTTTTCCTGTGCCGCACGCTGACGGACCTCGGAGTCAGAAAAATACGGTTCACCGGGGGAGAACCTTTCGTGAGAAAGGGTTTTGTTCCCTTCCTTGAATCGGTGAAGGAAGCACATCCCCGCCTCAGGATAGCGGTCACAACAAACGGTTCCCTTCTGGAGAAATGGGCAGAGAGAATCGCCCGCCTGGGCCTCGATTCGCTGAACGTGAGCCTCGATTCGCTCGATCCGGGCAAATTCGCCGAAACCACGAGAACCGGAGAGCTGGAAAGAGTCCTCCGGGGTATCGATGCCGTCAGAGAGACCGGCGGGGTGCCTGTCAAGCTGAATTCGGTTGTCATGCGGAACTTCAACTTCGACGAAATTCCGGCCCTGGTCGGATTCGCCGCTGAAAAAGGGGTAACCCTCAGGTTTATCGAATTCATGCCCCTAGACAAGGATGTGTGGTCCCAGTCCCGGTTTGTCCCCGCGGAGGAGATTCTTTCCCTTCTTCCGGACCCGTCTCTGTGGAGGAGCTGCCCGTCGAAGGACAACAGGTCCGAGATCTGCGGCCCCTCACGGTATTTTCGGAACAGTGCCACCGGTCAGATGGTGGGAATCATCTCCGCTGTTTCGGATCATTTCTGCCATCTCTGCAACCGTCTCCGGGTGACGTCCACCGGCGTCATGCGTCCCTGTCTTTTCGGCAACTTCGGCGTTCCCCTGCTTGAAGCTCTTCGAAGCAAAGATGCAGGAGCCCTGCAGAAGGGAATTCTGCAGGCCGTTTCCAGAAAGCCCCGAAGAGGGGAGACAGGCATTCCTTCACCGGAAGAAGGAACGGATTCTCTTGAGGAACGGCACATGTCTCAGATCGGAGGATAA
- a CDS encoding substrate-binding domain-containing protein: MALVEKETMHISLSKAWGILREKCRQLPAEAVPVQNSLGRTLAEDVIAGRNVPHYNASAMDGYSLLSALTAGATPSSPVSFAAGEYEWVNTGGEISARFDSVVMIEDTSLDRKTGTLSVVSSLVAGENVRPLGEDVFLGQVIAREGDRVTPALCSLLATAGVKNLRTLALPKTLYIPTGDEIIPLEEWLELETPPPGRVGESNSLLVKGYFRNWAFPVDIAPCIPDDPNILKSFLEENRKKYDLILIGAGSAKGERDHTFSVLEDLGHPLFRWLLMKPGRPASAADLGGCFAVNLPGFPMSNAVILWSVVFPILQLLHFGDFDEETVLPLAIGAAGTEEVTLLSSYSSTYGKEEWVRFKCVEIGGGKKAYALPSGASALWSLSETDGLSLLPLETAERTKGTTVNLWLLRDIRWKERILFQGSNDPAFERIATFAKKKGGEVIFRSVGSLGGLAALSRGECHAAACHLLDTETGDYNTSYIERMFGPQADALLARRIVFFRQQGIMVRKGNPRGIRSVSDLRREDVVIVNRQPGAGTRVLLDFLFRGENIDPGNVRGYENCSTTHFDAGNKVLRGFADAAAGIKSVADALGLDFLPLAEEPYELVYFKSMEDHPGIAALLESLNDEGWRSLVDRMGGYRWTE; this comes from the coding sequence ATGGCTCTGGTAGAAAAAGAAACAATGCACATCAGCCTTTCGAAAGCATGGGGAATTCTCAGGGAAAAATGCCGTCAACTCCCTGCGGAGGCCGTTCCCGTTCAGAATTCCCTGGGACGAACCCTCGCGGAGGACGTGATCGCCGGCAGAAACGTACCCCACTACAATGCGTCGGCCATGGACGGCTACTCCCTTTTATCGGCCCTGACGGCCGGAGCGACCCCTTCCTCTCCCGTGTCCTTCGCCGCCGGCGAATACGAATGGGTCAATACAGGCGGAGAGATTTCCGCCCGGTTCGACAGCGTCGTTATGATAGAAGATACTTCTCTTGACAGGAAAACAGGGACTCTGTCGGTCGTCTCCTCCCTCGTGGCTGGAGAAAACGTCCGTCCCCTCGGGGAGGACGTTTTCCTCGGACAGGTCATCGCCAGGGAAGGCGACAGGGTGACGCCCGCTCTCTGTTCCCTCCTGGCCACGGCGGGAGTGAAAAACCTCCGGACCCTGGCCCTGCCGAAAACTCTCTACATTCCGACGGGTGATGAAATTATTCCCCTGGAAGAATGGCTCGAGCTGGAAACCCCTCCTCCCGGAAGGGTGGGGGAGAGCAATTCTCTTCTCGTAAAGGGCTATTTCCGGAACTGGGCTTTTCCTGTGGATATAGCCCCGTGCATCCCCGACGACCCGAACATTTTAAAGTCCTTTCTTGAAGAAAACAGGAAGAAGTACGATCTTATCCTTATCGGGGCGGGTTCCGCGAAAGGAGAGCGGGATCACACATTTTCCGTTCTTGAAGACCTCGGACATCCTCTCTTCAGGTGGCTTCTCATGAAGCCCGGCCGGCCGGCCTCCGCGGCCGATCTCGGGGGATGCTTCGCGGTCAACCTTCCGGGCTTTCCCATGTCCAACGCCGTCATCCTCTGGTCCGTTGTTTTCCCCATCCTTCAGCTGCTTCACTTCGGGGACTTCGACGAAGAGACGGTCCTTCCCCTGGCGATCGGGGCGGCAGGAACAGAGGAGGTTACCCTGCTTTCATCCTATTCCTCGACCTACGGGAAAGAAGAATGGGTACGGTTCAAGTGTGTTGAAATCGGCGGCGGGAAAAAAGCCTACGCTCTTCCGTCAGGAGCGAGCGCCCTGTGGTCTCTTTCCGAAACCGACGGGCTGTCTCTTCTGCCACTGGAAACAGCGGAAAGGACAAAGGGAACGACGGTGAACCTCTGGCTCCTCAGGGATATCCGCTGGAAGGAGAGAATCCTGTTCCAGGGTTCAAACGACCCGGCGTTCGAGCGTATCGCCACCTTCGCCAAAAAAAAAGGCGGGGAGGTGATCTTCCGGTCGGTGGGCAGCCTCGGAGGCCTCGCCGCTCTCTCAAGGGGAGAATGTCACGCGGCAGCCTGTCATTTGCTCGACACGGAAACGGGCGACTACAACACCTCTTATATTGAAAGAATGTTTGGACCGCAGGCTGACGCTCTCCTTGCCCGCCGTATCGTGTTCTTCCGGCAGCAGGGTATCATGGTCCGGAAGGGGAACCCCAGGGGAATCCGCTCCGTCTCAGACCTCCGCAGAGAGGACGTGGTGATTGTGAACCGCCAGCCCGGGGCAGGCACAAGAGTCCTGCTGGATTTTCTTTTCCGGGGTGAGAATATCGACCCCGGGAATGTGCGGGGTTACGAAAACTGCAGCACCACTCACTTCGACGCCGGAAACAAGGTCCTGAGAGGATTCGCCGACGCAGCAGCGGGAATTAAATCTGTCGCTGACGCCCTCGGCCTTGATTTTCTTCCCCTGGCGGAAGAACCTTACGAACTCGTCTATTTCAAGAGCATGGAGGATCACCCGGGAATAGCCGCTCTTCTTGAATCGCTCAACGATGAAGGGTGGAGATCCTTGGTGGACCGCATGGGAGGTTACAGATGGACGGAATAA
- the murC gene encoding UDP-N-acetylmuramate--L-alanine ligase: protein MKGIRRIHLMGIGGAGMSGLALLLAELGYEVSGCDMSHTSYVDKVLKEEIAVVLGHGKAHMDKFLPELLVYSSAIPEENEEIAAAKERGIAVAKRGEVLSWIFDSRFGIGVAGTHGKTTTSSMIALILEQAGLHPTLAIGGELCDIGVNAKLGDGPYMVAELDESDGSFEKFHPNIAVVTNADWDHVNHYPTFESVLEAFGRFTSNPKDGGLLVLCGEDAGLGKIMASGPLPREAVTYGWGMGWTWGAFNVRHNHGGGASFSIAHRGVHIDDMELSVSGDHNILNALAACAVAHTLGIPFTMIRKTLKEFKGAKRRLQHLGQINGVEVYDDYGHHPREIAATLSAIGRMFPEKRLLVAFQPHRFTRTQALYRDFASVLSTADTVFLLPVYQADEEPIEGVSSALINTILNEKGYLKSVMCGSLEEAAFELEKQCLPGDIILTIGAGDISNVGEMFMEKARAEVVHA from the coding sequence TTGAAGGGTATACGCCGGATTCATCTTATGGGCATCGGCGGCGCAGGGATGAGCGGACTTGCTCTTCTTCTCGCCGAACTTGGCTACGAGGTGAGCGGCTGCGACATGAGCCACACATCCTATGTCGACAAGGTTCTCAAAGAAGAAATCGCGGTTGTTCTCGGCCACGGAAAGGCCCACATGGATAAATTCCTTCCGGAGCTTCTTGTGTACAGCAGTGCCATCCCCGAGGAAAACGAAGAGATCGCCGCGGCAAAGGAACGAGGAATTGCCGTGGCGAAAAGAGGAGAGGTCCTGAGCTGGATTTTCGATTCCCGGTTCGGCATAGGGGTTGCAGGAACCCACGGCAAGACGACCACCTCCTCCATGATAGCCCTCATCCTGGAACAGGCTGGTCTTCATCCGACTCTCGCCATCGGCGGAGAGCTCTGCGACATCGGCGTAAATGCGAAGCTCGGAGACGGCCCCTACATGGTCGCCGAACTCGACGAGAGCGACGGCTCCTTCGAAAAATTCCATCCCAACATTGCCGTAGTCACCAATGCCGACTGGGACCACGTCAATCATTACCCCACCTTTGAAAGTGTTCTCGAGGCCTTCGGCCGCTTTACATCCAACCCCAAGGACGGCGGGCTTCTTGTACTCTGCGGAGAAGACGCGGGTTTAGGGAAAATCATGGCGTCCGGGCCACTTCCAAGGGAAGCGGTCACCTACGGATGGGGGATGGGATGGACCTGGGGAGCATTCAACGTCAGGCACAACCACGGCGGGGGAGCCAGTTTCTCCATTGCTCACAGGGGTGTTCACATCGACGACATGGAACTCTCCGTTTCGGGAGATCACAATATTCTCAATGCCCTGGCCGCCTGTGCGGTTGCCCACACTCTGGGAATTCCCTTCACTATGATCAGGAAAACCCTGAAGGAATTCAAGGGAGCGAAAAGACGCCTTCAGCATCTGGGACAGATCAACGGCGTTGAAGTGTATGACGATTATGGGCATCATCCAAGGGAAATCGCGGCAACCCTGAGTGCCATCGGCAGAATGTTCCCGGAAAAACGGCTTCTTGTGGCCTTCCAGCCCCACCGGTTTACCAGAACGCAGGCCCTGTACAGGGATTTCGCCTCCGTTCTCTCCACGGCGGACACGGTATTCCTGCTCCCCGTCTACCAGGCGGACGAGGAGCCGATTGAAGGTGTTTCCTCCGCCCTTATCAATACTATTTTGAACGAAAAGGGATACTTGAAGAGCGTTATGTGCGGCTCCCTTGAGGAAGCTGCCTTCGAGCTCGAAAAACAGTGCCTGCCCGGTGACATCATACTGACCATCGGAGCCGGAGATATTTCTAACGTCGGCGAAATGTTCATGGAGAAGGCAAGAGCGGAGGTCGTCCACGCCTGA
- a CDS encoding UDP-N-acetylglucosamine--N-acetylmuramyl-(pentapeptide) pyrophosphoryl-undecaprenol N-acetylglucosamine transferase, whose translation MTKLCLVAGGTGGHIFPALAFSEWLLASGTDVTLSFVCGSRPLEKEIYASRGIVPLRLPLSGSPFGVPGIGSRIFRWKETLSSFFVFRDFLRKEECDCCLLFGGYISFVPLLACHLGGIPIIMHEQNAVAGKVTRLAFRLKKRIASGWNECLPFAAGTFTPTGVPVRSFSPRDPKESWSRLGTGRDFPENQIIGVLGGSLMSERLIQLLSCVIRDEVLQKCTFLFLGASQQVQSGLFSGDHPENVLFVEKQWDMTDFFSVIDGAVARGGASTLSELMLWGIPAVVVPWKQAADNHQEKNAECFERLASGEIWREDEPLEFLKEKILHVLRKAQNVRKEFSEGDESERLWRLISSSIGREITNFG comes from the coding sequence ATGACAAAATTATGCCTTGTCGCCGGAGGAACGGGGGGACACATCTTCCCCGCCCTGGCTTTTTCGGAATGGCTCCTGGCCTCCGGGACCGATGTGACTCTTTCCTTCGTCTGCGGGTCCCGGCCCCTGGAAAAGGAAATATACGCATCACGGGGGATCGTTCCGCTGCGCCTCCCTCTTTCAGGTTCTCCCTTCGGCGTCCCGGGCATCGGCTCCCGTATCTTCAGGTGGAAGGAAACCCTTTCATCGTTCTTTGTCTTCAGAGATTTTTTACGAAAGGAGGAATGCGATTGCTGTCTTCTTTTCGGCGGATACATCTCCTTTGTGCCGCTTCTCGCATGCCATCTTGGAGGAATCCCCATCATCATGCATGAGCAGAATGCCGTGGCAGGGAAAGTAACCCGCCTCGCCTTCCGGCTTAAGAAGAGAATTGCCTCCGGCTGGAATGAATGCCTTCCCTTCGCTGCCGGTACTTTCACACCCACGGGAGTTCCCGTACGATCCTTTTCTCCCCGGGATCCGAAGGAATCGTGGTCAAGGCTCGGCACAGGACGGGATTTTCCGGAAAACCAAATAATCGGAGTTCTGGGCGGTTCACTTATGAGCGAACGGCTGATACAATTATTGAGTTGTGTGATAAGAGATGAGGTATTACAAAAATGTACCTTTCTTTTTCTTGGAGCATCGCAGCAGGTTCAATCCGGTCTTTTTTCCGGGGATCACCCGGAAAACGTACTTTTTGTTGAGAAACAGTGGGACATGACCGATTTTTTCTCCGTCATTGACGGAGCCGTAGCTCGGGGAGGGGCATCGACGCTTTCCGAGCTGATGCTTTGGGGAATACCTGCAGTTGTTGTTCCCTGGAAACAGGCTGCCGATAACCACCAGGAAAAAAATGCCGAATGTTTTGAAAGGCTTGCCTCCGGAGAAATCTGGAGAGAAGACGAACCTCTGGAATTCTTGAAAGAAAAGATACTGCACGTCCTTCGAAAGGCACAAAACGTCAGGAAAGAATTTTCGGAGGGAGATGAGTCTGAACGTTTATGGCGGCTGATCTCGTCCAGTATTGGAAGGGAGATTACGAATTTTGGATAA
- a CDS encoding molybdopterin molybdotransferase MoeA, with product MAGFVETLTPREKALAHVSDVLRFPWRGMELSVPAESCSGRILRPVTAGENFPPFPRSTRDGYAAASADCIGATPGSPAFLTLAGEVPMGSAPSFSIRRGECALIHTGGILPDGADAVVMAEDTESAGNWIEVKKAVQKAENTVQPGEEFSVGDILLKAGQKIGFRTAGLLAMAGIRETAAASLTVGIISTGDEIAPPGTVLLPVGKVRDVNASMLSALLTGEGYSVKNYGIAEDTRESLASFLREALRECSVVAISGGSSVSMRDHCSSILEDLPPPGLLVRGILMSPGKPTLIAGTKEENKLVLGLPGHPFSCFISAYTVLLPLLNGLLWGEPAGPWKQVRVPVQEPVFGHTGIEEFIPCVLRNGRAFPFPVKSSFSKALAEADGLFRLSASHETIRQGEEAEIWLW from the coding sequence GTGGCCGGTTTCGTCGAAACCCTCACCCCCAGAGAAAAAGCTCTCGCGCATGTCTCGGACGTCCTTCGTTTTCCATGGCGGGGGATGGAACTCTCAGTCCCTGCTGAATCCTGTTCCGGTCGGATTCTACGGCCTGTGACCGCCGGCGAGAACTTCCCCCCCTTCCCGAGAAGCACCAGGGACGGGTATGCAGCAGCCAGCGCCGACTGCATCGGTGCAACTCCCGGCAGTCCTGCCTTCCTGACTCTAGCGGGAGAAGTCCCCATGGGCTCCGCTCCTTCCTTTTCAATCCGCCGCGGAGAGTGCGCCCTTATCCATACCGGAGGTATTCTGCCCGACGGGGCGGATGCCGTTGTGATGGCGGAGGATACGGAAAGCGCGGGAAACTGGATAGAAGTGAAAAAGGCCGTTCAGAAGGCAGAAAATACTGTCCAGCCGGGTGAAGAATTTTCCGTGGGAGATATCCTTCTGAAGGCCGGGCAGAAGATCGGTTTCAGAACTGCCGGGCTTCTTGCGATGGCAGGTATCAGGGAGACTGCCGCGGCAAGCCTGACGGTGGGCATAATCAGTACGGGGGATGAAATTGCGCCCCCCGGCACGGTCCTGTTGCCTGTGGGCAAGGTAAGGGATGTCAACGCCTCCATGCTTTCGGCCCTCCTCACCGGAGAAGGCTATTCAGTGAAGAATTACGGAATAGCGGAAGACACGAGAGAGTCTCTCGCCTCCTTCCTCCGGGAAGCGCTCCGTGAATGCAGCGTTGTTGCGATAAGCGGAGGATCGTCGGTCAGCATGAGAGACCACTGTTCCTCCATACTCGAAGACCTCCCCCCCCCGGGACTCCTGGTGAGGGGAATTCTCATGTCCCCCGGCAAACCGACCCTGATCGCAGGCACGAAGGAGGAGAACAAACTCGTCCTTGGCCTTCCGGGGCATCCTTTTTCGTGTTTCATTTCGGCCTACACAGTCCTTCTCCCTCTTCTGAACGGTCTTCTCTGGGGAGAACCGGCAGGGCCGTGGAAACAGGTCCGCGTACCGGTGCAGGAACCAGTATTCGGCCACACAGGCATCGAAGAATTTATCCCCTGCGTTCTGAGAAACGGCAGAGCCTTCCCCTTTCCCGTCAAATCCTCCTTTTCGAAAGCTCTGGCAGAGGCGGACGGGCTGTTCAGGCTTTCCGCATCCCATGAAACCATCAGGCAGGGTGAGGAGGCGGAAATATGGCTCTGGTAG